The window TATGCAACTGTAGTTCATGTGCTGAGTTACTGAGCTCACCAGCATTAGCACCTCACTTTAAAGATGATTCCTTTGCTGTGTATTTGATTTGAAAAACTGCATAGTTCATAAGGAAGTTGAACGTTACAAGTTTTGTACTTTATTTTTAGGAATGTGGGCAAAGTGGACCAAATTCAGGTCTAGTGTCAGGGGATGAAACtctaccaaagtcaatggaactacaccatggctgaatttggctcagtgtCTTTAACAAATACCAGCGAAGAGGAGTTGGCCTGTAACTCGGCATGCTTCCCTGGTTTCTGGGGTGTGGGGATTTGCAGGATCTGTTAGCCTATTCAGGGGCTTTTTCATCACTCCAGCCATTTTAAATCAAGTACTTCCCATGTGCTTTATTAATTTTATAAAGAAAACCACACCCCGTATTTACAATTTCTATTCCTTTTGAAGGGACTCCTTAATATCCAGTTATGCAGTGCACTCCTTCTCTAAAACAGTTATTACATATATGCTGCAACAACCAGGGCAGTTATAAGGGGTTTAACATACTTGGTAGCTCTGGTACAACAGCTTAATGGTATGTGTGAATCTGAGAAATTGAGTGGAGtatttattttactgaaatgGTATTTTCATGCTTTACTACTATGAGGATGTGGATTTCTGGAATCTATTGGATTAAAAACATTTATCTTATTAATCAGAGACTGTGACAATGTcagttttatagattcatagattctaaggtcagaagggaccaatgtgatcatctagtctgacctcctgcacaaagcaggccacagaaccctacccatccacgtctgtaacaaactcctaacctatgcctgagttattgaagtcttcagattgtggtttgaagacctcaagctgcagagaatccaccagcaagtgacccatgccccacgctgcagaggaaggcgaaaaacctccagggcctctgccaatctgccctggaggaaaattccctcccgaccccaaatatggcgatcagtaaaaccctgagcatgtgggcaagactcaccagccagcactcggaaaagaattctctgcagtaactcagatcccatcccatccaacatcccatcaccaaccactgggcatacttatctggcgataatcaaagatcaattgccaaaattaggctctcccattataccatcccttccataaacttatcaagcttaatcttaaagccagatatatcttgtgcccccactactccccttggaagcctattccagaacttcactcctctaatgattagaaacctttgtctgatttcaagtctaaacttcctagtgtccagtttatacccattcgttcttgtatctacattggtacaaagcttaaataattcctctccctccctaatattaatccctctgatatatttataaagaacaagcatatcccccctcagccttcttttggctagactaaatgagccgagctctttgagtctcctttcatatgacaggttttccattcctcggatcatcctagtagcccgtctctgaacctgttccagtttgaattcatccttcttaaacatgggagaccagaactgcacacagtattccaggtgaggtctcaccagtgccttatataacggtactaacacctccttatctttgctggaaatacctcgcctgatgcatcctaaaaccgcattagttTTTTTAACGGCcctatcacattggcggctcatagtcatcctgtgatctaccaatacctcaaggtccttctcctcctctgttgcttccaacttatgtatccccaatctatatctaaagttcttattattaatccctaagtgcatgaccttgcacttttcactattaaatttcatcctattactattactccagtttaaaaGGTCGCCCAGCTCTTCCTGTGtgatatccctgtccttctccgtgttagcaataccctccagctttgtgtcatccgcgaactttattagcacattcccgctttttgtgccaaggtcggtaataaaaaggttaaataagattggtcccagaaccgatccttgaggaactccactagtaacctccttccagcctgacagttcacccttcagtatgacccgttgtagtctcccctttaaccagttccttatccacctttcaattctcatattgatccccatcttttccaatttgactaataattcgcatgtggaaccgtgtcaaatgccttactgaaatccaggtaaattaggtctaccgcatttcctttgtctaaatagtctgtcaccttctcaaagaaggagatcaggttggtttggcacgatctacctttagtaaaaccatgttgtactttgtcccaattgccatagacctcaatgtccttaactactttctccttcaaaattttttccaagaccttacatactacagatgtcaaactaacaggcctatagttactcggatcactctttctccctttcttaaagataggaactacgttagcaattctccagtcgtacggtacaacccatgagtttactgattcattaaaaattctcgctaacgggcttgcaatttcatgcgccagttcctttaatattctcggatgaagattgtccaggccctccgattttgtcccattaagctgttcaagtatggcttctacctcagatgtggtaatatccacctccatatcctcattcccatttgtcatccttccattacccctaagctccctattagccttattaaagactgaggcaaagtacttatttagatattgggccatgcctaggttatccttaacctcctttccatcctcagtgtgtagcggtcccacttctttctttgttttcttcttatttatatggctatagaaccttttactattggttttaattccctttgcaaggttcaactctacttggcttttagcctttctcactttatccctacatgttctgacctcactaagatagcctacaaggagtggaagaagggtaggattagcaaggaaagctttctgctttttcttaatcacctctctgagatgcttgctcatccagcttggtctacaactcctgcctatggtttttttcccctttcttgggatgcaggcttccgatagtttctgcagctgcgacttaaattAATTCCAGACCtcttccacatttagatccacaagttcttcagtccaatccacttccctaactaatttccttcattctttaaagttagcccttttgaaatcaaaaaccctagtcccagatctatgtttgtttattcttccatctagtttgaactgaattagctcatgatcactcgaaccaaggttgtcccctacaaccatttcttctatgaggtcctcactgctcaccaaaaccaaatctaaaatggcatcccctcctgtcggttcttcaactactcgggtgaaggaatccatcagctatcactgaaaaatctgatccctactattcttgctagcacttgtactccagtctatatctgggaagttaaagtctcccatgatcacacatttcccattagtgtttacctCCTTAAAAACAtgaaagaggtctctatccatatccaaatcagatcccggcggtctgtagcacaccccaagcactatctcaggggatgctctagtagctttctttcccagtgtgatttttgcccagacagactctgtcttgtccattccatcacttcttatttctttacagttaacctcctcattgatgtacaatgctactccaccacctttgcgtttatttctatctttcctaaacagcacatagccttcaatacctgtactccagtcatgactactattccgccacgtttctgttatccctataatatctggtttcacttcctgcaccagtagctctagttcctccattttgttccctaggctcctcgcattagtgtacagacatcttaatttttgccgtttggcttcactcacattctgtaccctgttaggcacggacattctaccaccaacatcacctgttagtctgttatctacactacccttcctccttatgccaattcttctgtccatggctgtatcccttcttactttgtttacttccctctcaaggttaaattccggcgtggagatctcccgaacatctcccaaccatctcccccaaatttctagtttaaagctctcttaatcaggtcggcgagcctccatcctagaagtctatttccctccttgctcaggtgaagtccatctcgagagaacagtcttctgtccataaaggcttcccaatggccgtacatcccaaagccctccttatagcaccactgcctgagccatctgttgatcaccataatcttgtcacacctttgtcgcccttctttaggaaccggcagaatcccactgaagatcacctgagcctcgatttccttaagcttcttccccagtctggcgtagtctcccttgatacattccagagagtatctagccgtatcgttcgttcccatatgaaggacaatcaacagattcttccccgctcccgctagtatccttttcagcctcaggtccacatcctgtatcttagcacccggcatacagtacacccttctgttctcccgatcagccctagtcacaggcctgtctattcttctcagtaaggagtccccaatcacgtagacctgctttttcctggtgacagtgcgcttctccggtctatctcccgcacccactggctgcaagtcctctcgattcctattcccccttgcaatcctcctggggcttatatttggtgttgcctccattgactcctccctcctcttgcaggactatcagctcttctctttttccttgccctctctccttcagcgaccacctgctgtgccacttcttcattttccaactttgcaaacctgttcctgagttctatttctccttcactggcccgtcttttcctgtCTGGTTCTCTTactcacatgcttccaccgtccactttcctcacccagcagtctctcctctgaattctttggtcctgcttccatctgcacatctgagcttatctcttcagccccctcgtgtctgtgctccatcgtctgctcaaacccccttctgaactca of the Gopherus flavomarginatus isolate rGopFla2 chromosome 1, rGopFla2.mat.asm, whole genome shotgun sequence genome contains:
- the LOC127037049 gene encoding uncharacterized protein LOC127037049, whose protein sequence is MSKHLREVIKKKQKAFLANPTLLPLLVGYLSEVRTCRDKVRKAKSQVELNLAKGIKTNSKRFYSHINKKKTKKEVGPLHTEDGKEVKDNLGMAQYLNKYFASVFNKANRELRGNGRMTNGNEDMEVDITTSEVEAILEQLNGTKSEGLDNLHPRILKELAHEIASPLARIFNESVNSWVVPYDWRIANVVPIFKKGRKSDPSNYRPYVRSWKKF